A stretch of Paenibacillus mucilaginosus 3016 DNA encodes these proteins:
- a CDS encoding MBL fold metallo-hydrolase — translation MKINGRYENMDGIRLRKKLPFIQKWRKERKKIKLKDWSYTVPQCGEKQIEFLKSNHTEPTMTWIGHSSFLLQMEGKNLLTDPVWAQRMGLEKRLAPPGLMPSDLPRIDAVLLSHSHYDHMDMPSLRTVHQRNPGVQMLVPVGLGKKLKSSGFQKVTEVNWWDTVRLDGLELHFVPAQHWTRRTLFDTNASHWGGWVLRPVTHHGERLAVYFVGDSAYFGGFKTIGERFRIGWALMPIGAYDPEWYTGKQHVNPEEAVQAFIDCGADVCVPMHYGTFRLADDTPREALDRLHAAWERHGLAPERLRILTFGETVRPLAETVGARG, via the coding sequence ATGAAGATCAACGGGCGATACGAGAACATGGATGGAATTCGGCTGCGCAAGAAGCTCCCTTTTATCCAGAAGTGGCGCAAGGAACGCAAGAAAATCAAGCTCAAGGACTGGAGCTATACTGTGCCCCAATGCGGGGAGAAGCAGATTGAGTTTCTGAAAAGCAATCATACCGAACCGACGATGACCTGGATCGGCCATTCCTCGTTCCTGCTGCAGATGGAAGGCAAGAACCTGCTGACCGATCCGGTGTGGGCCCAGCGGATGGGGCTGGAGAAACGGCTCGCGCCTCCCGGTCTGATGCCGTCGGATCTGCCGCGGATCGATGCGGTCCTGCTGTCGCACAGCCACTATGACCACATGGATATGCCTTCGCTGCGCACCGTACACCAGCGCAATCCGGGGGTTCAGATGCTGGTACCTGTGGGTCTGGGCAAAAAGCTGAAAAGCAGCGGGTTTCAGAAAGTTACGGAAGTGAATTGGTGGGATACGGTGAGGCTCGACGGCTTGGAGCTGCACTTCGTGCCGGCTCAGCACTGGACCCGCCGTACGCTCTTTGATACGAACGCTTCCCATTGGGGAGGATGGGTGCTGCGTCCGGTAACGCATCACGGAGAACGTCTTGCCGTCTATTTCGTAGGAGACAGTGCGTATTTCGGGGGATTCAAAACAATCGGTGAACGATTCCGGATTGGGTGGGCACTGATGCCGATCGGGGCTTATGACCCGGAGTGGTATACCGGCAAGCAGCATGTGAATCCGGAGGAAGCGGTACAGGCCTTCATCGACTGCGGGGCAGATGTCTGTGTGCCGATGCACTACGGCACCTTCCGCCTGGCAGACGACACGCCGCGGGAAGCGCTGGACCGGCTTCACGCGGCGTGGGAACGCCATGGTCTTGCTCCCGAGCGTCTTCGCATTCTGACCTTCGGCGAGACAGTAAGGCCGCTTGCGGAAACGGTGGGAGCCAGAGGGTAA
- a CDS encoding conserved virulence factor C family protein encodes MPIVSIEPTPSPNTMKINMSESLPSGVRETYTREQAAEAPTPELQRLLSIEGVKAFYRAADFIAVDRMPKGDWGRILAEVREVLGVTESAHPQGSSHPAAEGPDAGNGEGTTADASFGEVHVFLQHFRGIPLQVRVSSGDEEQRAALPSRFSDTAVRAASASPNLIKERTLEEWDTRYGSLQEVLEDVVQELDAAYSDAQLEELAAQAAAGAGTGDAQQRAEKTRRELSYAEAEALLRSPEWKERYAALRRIQPSAETLPLLLIALDDEQAAVRRLASVYLGDLKDPVVLPHLYRALQDPSPSVRRTAGDTLSDLGDPAAQEAMIAALSDPNKLVRWRAARFLYELGDETALPALKAAEDEPEFEVRLQIRMALERIEGGEEAAGSVWQQMSRRDRS; translated from the coding sequence ATGCCCATCGTATCCATTGAACCGACCCCCAGCCCCAACACCATGAAGATCAATATGAGCGAGTCGCTCCCCAGCGGTGTACGTGAAACTTATACCCGGGAGCAGGCTGCGGAAGCGCCGACGCCCGAGCTGCAGCGCCTGCTGTCGATCGAGGGAGTCAAAGCCTTCTACCGTGCCGCGGATTTCATCGCCGTAGACCGGATGCCCAAGGGAGACTGGGGCCGCATCCTCGCCGAGGTCCGGGAAGTGCTTGGTGTCACGGAATCCGCCCATCCGCAGGGCAGCTCCCATCCCGCTGCGGAAGGCCCCGACGCCGGGAACGGAGAAGGGACAACGGCCGATGCATCCTTCGGCGAAGTCCATGTATTCCTGCAGCACTTCCGCGGCATCCCGCTGCAGGTTCGCGTCTCCAGCGGTGACGAAGAACAGCGGGCGGCCCTGCCCTCCCGCTTCAGCGACACGGCGGTCCGGGCGGCCTCCGCTTCTCCCAACCTGATCAAGGAGCGCACCCTCGAGGAATGGGATACCCGTTACGGCTCCCTGCAGGAGGTGTTGGAAGATGTGGTGCAGGAGCTTGACGCCGCCTATTCCGACGCGCAGCTGGAAGAACTCGCGGCCCAAGCTGCAGCCGGAGCCGGTACGGGCGATGCGCAGCAGCGCGCCGAGAAAACCCGGCGGGAGCTGTCCTATGCGGAGGCGGAAGCCCTGCTGCGCTCGCCCGAATGGAAGGAGCGGTATGCGGCGCTGCGCCGGATTCAGCCTTCCGCCGAAACGCTTCCGCTGCTGCTCATCGCCCTGGATGACGAGCAGGCAGCGGTACGCCGCCTCGCTTCCGTATACCTCGGGGACCTGAAGGACCCTGTCGTCCTTCCGCATCTGTACCGGGCGCTTCAGGATCCTTCCCCGTCCGTCCGCCGGACCGCCGGGGATACGCTGTCCGATCTCGGGGATCCCGCGGCACAGGAGGCCATGATCGCCGCGCTCTCCGACCCGAACAAGCTCGTCCGCTGGCGGGCGGCCCGCTTCCTCTATGAGCTTGGGGACGAAACGGCACTGCCAGCCTTGAAAGCGGCCGAGGATGAACCCGAATTCGAAGTCCGTCTGCAGATCCGCATGGCACTCGAGCGGATCGAGGGCGGCGAGGAAGCCGCCGGCTCCGTATGGCAGCAGATGTCCCGCCGGGACCGGAGCTAA